One Pygocentrus nattereri isolate fPygNat1 chromosome 23, fPygNat1.pri, whole genome shotgun sequence genomic window carries:
- the lmo4a gene encoding LIM domain transcription factor LMO4a isoform X2, with amino-acid sequence MVNSRVESSAVAVTGGSGGAGRSCAGCGGRISDRFLLFSMERYWHTRCLKCSCCQAQLGEIGTTCYSKGGMILCRTDYIRLFGHSGACSACGQSIPASEMVMRAQGNVYHLKCFTCATCRNRLMPGDRFHYVNGTIFCEHDRPGGALLSSHLTPLQNSTLLPDQKVC; translated from the exons ATGGTGAACAGCCGTGTGGAGTCGTCGGCCGTGGCTGTGACAGGAGGCAGTGGTGGCGCTGGCCGCTCATGTGCTGGCTGCGGTGGCCGCATTTCTGACCGCTTCCTGCTCTTCTCCATGGAGCGCTACTGGCACACACGCTGCCTCAAGTGCTCGTGCTGCCAGGCCCAACTGGGTGAGATTGGAACCACCTGCTACAGCAAAGGGGGCATGATCCTCTGCAGGACTGACTACATCAG GCTGTTTGGTCACAGTGGGGCTTGCAGTGCATGTGGACAGTCGATTCCAGCCAGCGAGATGGTGATGAGGGCGCAGGGCAATGTCTACCACCTCAAG TGTTTCACATGTGCCACGTGTCGGAACCGTCTCATGCCTGGGGACAGATTCCACTATGTCAACGGCACCATCTTTTGTGAGCATGACCGGCCTGGTGGAGCCCTGCTCAGCAGTCACTTGACCCCCTTGCAGAACAGCACCCTCCTGCCTGACCAGAAG GTGTGCTGA
- the lmo4a gene encoding LIM domain transcription factor LMO4a isoform X1, producing MEGDGSDISGATMVNSRVESSAVAVTGGSGGAGRSCAGCGGRISDRFLLFSMERYWHTRCLKCSCCQAQLGEIGTTCYSKGGMILCRTDYIRLFGHSGACSACGQSIPASEMVMRAQGNVYHLKCFTCATCRNRLMPGDRFHYVNGTIFCEHDRPGGALLSSHLTPLQNSTLLPDQKVC from the exons ATGGAGGGAGATGGTTCTGATATTTCTGG ggCCACGATGGTGAACAGCCGTGTGGAGTCGTCGGCCGTGGCTGTGACAGGAGGCAGTGGTGGCGCTGGCCGCTCATGTGCTGGCTGCGGTGGCCGCATTTCTGACCGCTTCCTGCTCTTCTCCATGGAGCGCTACTGGCACACACGCTGCCTCAAGTGCTCGTGCTGCCAGGCCCAACTGGGTGAGATTGGAACCACCTGCTACAGCAAAGGGGGCATGATCCTCTGCAGGACTGACTACATCAG GCTGTTTGGTCACAGTGGGGCTTGCAGTGCATGTGGACAGTCGATTCCAGCCAGCGAGATGGTGATGAGGGCGCAGGGCAATGTCTACCACCTCAAG TGTTTCACATGTGCCACGTGTCGGAACCGTCTCATGCCTGGGGACAGATTCCACTATGTCAACGGCACCATCTTTTGTGAGCATGACCGGCCTGGTGGAGCCCTGCTCAGCAGTCACTTGACCCCCTTGCAGAACAGCACCCTCCTGCCTGACCAGAAG GTGTGCTGA
- the ccn1l1 gene encoding cellular communication network factor 1, like 1, with protein sequence MLSLRKILRQANLLALVILTWSAVKAQGACPLKCSCPSTPPSCPPGISSVLDSCGCCRQCARQFNQDCSLTEPCDHIKGLRCHLGAGGDPQRGLCRAEAQGRPCELDGQVYQHGEDFQPSCQHHCNCMDGVVGCIPLCPHHIPLPGWHCSRPRLTTVPGRCCQEWVCDDDNRIDEDDLTADHTPQEHPDLRGNELLVVAPTPWDSSAGAPYQEWITSSQSHALSPSTCFLQITDWSPCSATCGMGVSSRVTNSNVECRLMKESRLCQIRECGGTPALTPKKGKKCQRTVRPHKPVPITFAGCSTFRHYRPRSCGSCVDGRCCIPSLTRTVRLRFYCPQGDGFTRNFMWIQQCSCGQNCSSRLLAWHPESLILPNDIHTFSH encoded by the exons ATGTTGTCTTTGAGAAAGATTCTAAGGCAAGCAAATCTTCTCGCTCTGGTGATTCTGACCTGGTCTGCTGTGAAG gcCCAGGGTGCGTGTCCTCTGAAATGCTCATGCCCCTCCACTCCCCCATCCTGCCCACCAGGCATCAGCTCAGTGCTAGACTCCTGCGGATGCTGCCGGCAGTGTGCCAGGCAGTTTAACCAGGACTGCAGCCTCACAGAGCCCTGCGACCACATCAAGGGGCTGCGCTGCCACCTAGGGGCAGGAGGAGACCCCCAGAGAGGCCTGTGTCGAG CAGAGGCACAAGGTCGGCCCTGTGAGCTGGATGGCCAAGTCTACCAGCATGGTGAAGACTTCCAGCCCAGCTGTCAGCACCACTGCAATTGCATGGATGGAGTGGTGGGCTGCATCCCTCTCTGCCCACACCATATCCCACTGCCTGGCTGGCACTGCTCCCGGCCCCGACTGACCACAGTGCCTGGTCGCTGCTGTCAGGAGTGGGTTTGTGATGATGACAACCGCATAGATGAAGATGACCTGACGGCTGACCATACACCTCAAGAGCACCCTGACCTCAGGGGCAACGAACTGCTGGTGGTTGCCCCAACACCTTGGGACAGCAGCGCAGGAGCACCCTATCAAG aGTGGATTACCTCCTCCCAGTCCCACGCCCTTAGCCCGTCCACATGCTTCCTGCAGATCACTGATTGGTCCCCATGCTCAGCCACTTGTGGAATGGGTGTGTCCAGCAGAGTAACCAATAGTAATGTGGAGTGCCGGCTCATGAAGGAGTCCCGCCTGTGTCAGATACGAGAGTGTGGTGGGACCCCAGCCTTAACGCCAAAG aaaggaaagaaatgtCAGAGGACGGTGAGGCCACACAAACCTGTTCCTATCACGTTTGCCGGATGCTCCACCTTTCGCCACTACCGTCCACGGTCCTGTGGCTCCTGTGTGGATGGCCGCTGCTGCATCCCCTCACTGACCCGCACTGTCCGCCTGCGTTTCTACTGCCCGCAAGGCGACGGCTTCACCCGTAACTTCATGTGGATCCAACAGTGCAGTTGCGGCCAGAACTGCAGCAGTCGGTTACTGGCATGGCACCCAGAATCCCTCATCCTGCCCAATGACATTCATACATTCTCACACTGA